The following are encoded together in the Lathyrus oleraceus cultivar Zhongwan6 chromosome 3, CAAS_Psat_ZW6_1.0, whole genome shotgun sequence genome:
- the LOC127126497 gene encoding uncharacterized protein LOC127126497 produces MGKSEEEQHLPRGATSSDRPQNAETECRRCCCCSQIQKLVGFRCILVFLFSLALFLSALFWLPPFLHLADQKNLHDDSKYKGHDIVASFIVHKPVTVLEDYKLQLAREIFDEIEAPSTTTVNILSLDPLPRPNMTKVVFAVDPDGGEYSEASSPAISLIRSLFTSLVIHQSVLQLTSSLFGDPVFFEVLKFKGGITIIPQQNAFPLQKVQTKFNFSLNFPIYQIQVHFNELTNQLKSGLHLTSYENLQVVLSNSEGSTVDAPTIIQSSVLLAVGIPPSKKRLKQLAQTIMGPHNLGLNNTEFGRVKQVRLSTILQHSLNGSDTGSARSPAPAPVPHSSHHHHHHHHHHHHHHHDTHLTPATSPIPAPAPTPNPWEGVTTPGVGSPASTKSAPTPQKSSQAHPPDCPFERRKRSTRNARRHTYLTPSIAPSIEHHHHVPISSPKPQVEPPTHASHSVPALSPLPNVAFAHAEPPPKSGPAAEQPPTQFHGLSISPSSAGCLGAVKWTSLIFVVLMLHV; encoded by the exons ATGGGAAAATCCGAAGAAGAACAACATCTGCCACGTGGCGCTACCTCATCGGATCGACCGCAGAATGCGGAAACAGAGTGTCGGCGCTGTTGTTGTTGTTCTCAGATTCAGAAACTCGTTGGTTTCAGATGCATTCTCGTTTTTCTCTTCTCTCTTGCTTTGTTCCTCTCTGCTTTGTTCTGGTTGCCTCCGTTTCTTCACCTCGCAGATCAGAAGAATCTGCACGATGATTCCAAATATAAAG GTCATGATATTGTTGCAAGCTTTATTGTTCATAAGCCGGTCACTGTGCTAGAAGATTACAAATTGCAGCTCGCACGGGAAATTTTTGATGAGATAGAAGCTCCCTCTACTACAACA GTGAACATCTTGTCTCTAGACCCGTTACCTCGGCCAAACATGACAAAAGTGGTATTTGCAGTCGATCCTGATGGTGGTGAATACTCAGAAGCGTCTTCTCCCGCCATAAGTTTGATAAGATCATTATTTACGTCCTTGGTGATACACCAATCAGTTCTCCAGCTCACTTCATCCTTATTTGGAGATCCCGTCTTTTTTGAAGTGCTGAAATTTAAAGGAGGAATTACTATAATTCCACAACAGAATGCATTTCCTTTGCAGAAAGTGCAAACAAAATTCaatttttctttgaattttccCATATATCAAATACAAGTACATTTCAATGAGCTGACAAATCAGCTAAAGTCTGGATTACATCTGACATCCTATGAG AACTTGCAAGTCGTCTTGTCAAATTCTGAAGGTTCAACAGTAGATGCTCCCACGATTATTCAATCCTCGGTTCTACTTGCGGTTGGGATTCCTCCATCCAAAAAGAGGCTAAAGCAATTGGCGCAAACCATCATGGGACCTCATAATCTTGGCTTGAATAACACTGAGTTTGGTAGGGTTAAGCAAGTCAGACTTTCAACCATCTTGCAGCACTCCCTTAACGGAAGTGATACCGGCTCCGCGAGATCACCTGCTCCTGCTCCAGTGCCTCATTCCTCACACCatcaccaccaccaccaccatcatcatcatcaccaccaTCATGATACCCATCTAACTCCTGCAACTTCTCCTATACCCGCACCTGCACCTACACCTAATCCTTGGGAGGGTGTAACTACACCTGGAGTTGGTTCTCCCGCATCTACAAAAAGTGCACCTACACCTCAGAAAAGTTCTCAAGCTCATCCTCCTGATTGCCCATTTGAGCGTAGAAAAAGGTCTACGCGTAATGCTAGGAGACATACTTATCTAACACCTTCCATTGCCCCTAGCATTGAACATCATCACCATGTTCCTATTTCATCACCAAAACCACAGGTTGAACCTCCTACACATGCCTCTCATTCAGTACCTGCTTTAAGTCCTTTGCCAAATGTAGCTTTTGCTCATGCGGAGCCCCCACCTAAGAGCGGCCCTGCTGCAGAACAACCACCCACACAGTTTCATGGGTTATCAATATCACCAT CCTCTGCAGGTTGTCTTGGAGCTGTTAAATGGACATCTTTAATATTTGTTGTACTTATGTTACATGTGTGA